In the genome of bacterium HR17, the window AGCGAGCAACGGGCAACCACTTAACGCTAACGGCGGTCTCTGCCCTTTACACGCACAAACATTGCTCCGTTGGGCATCGCCGATAGGCATCGCAGCGATGTATCCTTGCCTGCTGGAACAGGCGGCAGAGATGCTGAAGTGTTGGCAGCAGTTAGGGACACCGCCGCCTTTGCGCCCTTCGCCTTTGCGCCCTCGTTGCCTTGTCTGCGCTGAACAACGCAAAGCCGAAATTGCCGCTATCACCGAATTGCTCAACCTGCTGCTAACGGACGAAGGGCGTGACGCCTACGCGAAGGGGCGCGGTGTTTGCTTGCCCCACTTTTGTCAACTGTGGCGGCGGACATCGGGTGACTTGCGCCGATGGCTTTTACAGACGCAAATCCACCAATTGCGTCAACTCAGTGCTGACTTGCGCTCCTATCGTCAAAAGCGGGAAGCGCTGCGCCGCCAAGACATTACACCTGCAGAGGAAACGGCGTGGGTGACAGCGGTGGAAATCCTTGCGGGACACTTGCCGTCAATGGCGATGCCCGAACCCCGATGAAGGCAAGGTGAGGACGATGAATGCGACACACCAAACCCTGCACACAAAAGCGTGGCAGTTCGTGGTGTTGGTTGGCGTCGTCAGTTTGTTCGCAGACATGACTTACGAAGGTGCCCGCAGCATCACGGGACAATATCTGGCGCTGTTAGGTGCCAGCGCGACAGTAATCGGCATCGTCGCAGGTTTGGGCGAATTCATCGGTTACGCCTTTCGGCTTCTCGCGGGAACCATCGCCGATAAAACGAGACGCTATTGGGCACTAACTCTGCTCGGTTACGCAGTCAATGTGACCGCTGTGCCTGCATTGGCGCTGGTGGGACGATGGGAAACGGCGGCGTCGCTGATGTTTGCTGAACGGTTTGGCAAGGCGTTGCGCACTCCTGCTCGCGACGCAATGCTTTCTTACGCTGCATCGCAAACGGGACGAGGCATAGCCTTCGGCATCCACGAAGCTCTTGACCAAACGGGCGCTATTCTCGGACCCATTTTGATGGCGATTGTGTTGCAATGGCGTAACGATTACCGTTTCGGATTTTTGACGCTGCTTGCACCTGCGCTCTTGACATTGCTTGTCTTGCTGATAGCGTGGCGATTTTACCCGCAGCCGCAGCATTTGGAAATTGCGCCAACTGCGTCGTCAACGGCGTTACCCCGTCGTTTTTGGCGTTATTTGGTGTTCGCTTCCCTTGCAGTCGCAGGTTTCCCTCACTTCCAACTTCTGGCGTATCACTTCAAAGTCACCGCTTGTTTGCCTGAAGCGCTCATCCCCGCTGCGTTCGGGTTGGCGATGGCGACCGATGCGATTGCGGCATTAGCGATGGGGCGATGGTTTGACCGAATCGGGTTAACTTTGCTTGTCGCTGTCCCATTGATAACTTTCGCTGCAGCGTTGGCATTGTTTACGCACCTCAGTGCAAGTGCATGGTTGGGCATGATATTGTGGGGCATCGTGATGGGAGCACAAGAGTCAGTCATGAGGGCTGCGATTGCTGAAATGGCAACGAGAGAACGACGCGCCAGCGCTTATGGCATTTTCAACGCTGCTTACGGATTGGCATGGTTGCTCGGCGGAACCACGATGGGTTGGCTCTATGACCACCACAGCGTCAACGGGCTGTTGACTTTCATTGCCCTCATGCAGATTGCTTCGCTGCCCTTTCTGTTCAGCGCCATCAAGCCTGAAGGGTGGGAAGTGCAATGATGGAAGCGTTCTTTCGGTTAGACATGAAAGCAGCAGCGCAAGTCGGTGGTTGCCCCATTTGCGCCATCATAGTGCTGCGGACAGAACGCTACTTGCGATTTTTCCTGCATGAACATGTCCTTGACCCGCACTTGCGGTTGCGGCTTCTCGCCTCTTATGGCTTTTGCAATCTACACGGATGGTGGCTGGTGCAAATTGCTGCGAAAATTGGAGAAGAATTGGGCGTAGCAACGGTTTACGAGCATTTGACCGATGAGTTGCGCCATCAAGTGCAACGCGCCTTAGCAGCATCGTCACCCAAAGCAGCGTCTGAATCGCTGCGTCCGCAAGAGATTTGTCCTTTGTGTGAGCACGCTGAAACTTGGGAGCAAGACACATTGGCAGCGCTACTGCAAGCGTTGGCAAACCCTCAAACTCGTGAAAGTGCTCAGCAACTTTACGCCGAAACTGACGGTCTCTGCCTCCCGCATCTAAGGTGCGCCTTGTTGATGACCAACGAGAACGATGTCGCTGCCTTTTTGCTTCAAGACGCTAACTCACGATTGCAACGACTGCACGACGACCTTGAGGAGTTTTGTCGCAAACACGATTACCGCTTCCACGATGAACCAATGAGCGAAAGCGAACGGTGTTCATGGGTGCGGGCGATTGAAGCTTTCGTCGGCAAACACGCAATCCCACACGAACGCGCAGACCAAACCTCAACCCGAAGGAGGTTACGGCGATGGCTGAAACTTGGTTGATCGCAGCGCTGTGGATGGGCTTATCGCTGCTGGCGAGTTACTTGTCAATACGAACTGCCATTTCAGTGGCGTTGACGGAAATTTTCGTCGGCGTGTTGGCTGGCAATCTGTTGCATTTGCAGCCCACCAATTGGGTCAACTTCCTTGCGGGATTGGGTAGTGTGCTCTTGACTTTTTTGGCAGGAGCAGAAATTGAACCTGAAGCGCTCCGCAAGCATTGGAAGCCCGCGCTGGCAATCGGTTTCGTCAGTTTCCTTGCACCGTTTTTGGGTGCGACGGCGTTTGCGAGGTTTATGCTACATTGGACACCCAACGCCAGCAAAATTGCAGGTATTGCACTGTCCACTACTTCCGTCGCTGTCGTTTACGCTGTCATGGTGGAAACGGGCTTGAACGCTACGGACATCGGTAAGTTGATTTTGGCTGCATGTTTCGTGACGGACTTGGGCACGGTGTTAGCGTTGGGTATTTTGTTCGCCAATTACAACGCATGGCTGGCGTTGTTTGTCGCTGCCATCACTGTCGCGATGGTGGTTGCTCCCACATTGGTGGAAACTTTCCTGAGGCGCTTTGAAGGGCATGTCAGCGAACCCGAAATCAAGCTGCTCTTGTTGATGCTCTTTGCACTTGGCGGGTTGGCATCAAAAGCCAACAGCGAAGCCGTGTTGCCTGCTTACCTGCTCGGTCTGGTTTGTGCGGGTGCGTTGGCTCGCCATCGCGAAACGATGCATCACATTCGTGTCACCACTTTCGCTTTGCTGACACCTTTTTACTTCCTGAAGGCAGGTGCATTGGTTCAGGCGACAGCGGTGCTTAAAAGTTTGGGCATCATCGTTTTGCTTCTCGCCGTCAAAATGGTGACGAAGTTGGTGGGAGTTTACCCGTTGGCGAAACTTTTCCGCATGGACAACCGAACTGCAATTTACACGACGCTGCTCATGTC includes:
- the gerN gene encoding Na(+)/H(+)-K(+) antiporter GerN, whose protein sequence is MAETWLIAALWMGLSLLASYLSIRTAISVALTEIFVGVLAGNLLHLQPTNWVNFLAGLGSVLLTFLAGAEIEPEALRKHWKPALAIGFVSFLAPFLGATAFARFMLHWTPNASKIAGIALSTTSVAVVYAVMVETGLNATDIGKLILAACFVTDLGTVLALGILFANYNAWLALFVAAITVAMVVAPTLVETFLRRFEGHVSEPEIKLLLLMLFALGGLASKANSEAVLPAYLLGLVCAGALARHRETMHHIRVTTFALLTPFYFLKAGALVQATAVLKSLGIIVLLLAVKMVTKLVGVYPLAKLFRMDNRTAIYTTLLMSTGLTFGTISALFGLTRGYITQAQYSALVTVVIGSAVIPTLIAQSFFRPKVTALSSVQAEDEALAFGESKGGKRS